The genomic region AAGCCGCCTCCGAGCTCAAGCGCGATCCGATCGAATTCCGGCGGCGTAACGCGCTGCCGCAGAACGGTCGGACCATGACGGGCAATCCCTACATCGTCTCGGTGCGCACGCCCGAAATCCTCGACAAGCTCGAGAAGCACCCGATCTGGCAGCAGCGGGCACAGTTCAAGCAGACCTCGTCGGATCGGCTGGTCGGCACCGGCGTTGCCTGCGTGACGAAAGACTATGGCTCCGGTGCGGACGGCTCGCTCGGACGCGTTGAGCTCGCCCCCGACGGCAGGATCGTCATCTATTGCGATCACGTCGAGATGGGCAACGGCATCGGGACGGCGCTGGCCAACCGGGTCGCCGGCCATCTCGGCGCCATCGCCGACGAGGTCTCGGTCGCTCGCGTCGACAGCTATGACATGCTCGGGCTGGTCACATCAGGCGATCCCTCCACCATGGACCAGAAGACCCAGGACGCCGCGGAGAAAAATCCGCGCTGGGTGCCCGCGATCAGCTCGCCGACGAGCTCCTCGATCGGCGCGCATGTCGGCACGCATTCGGCCGCGGAAGCCGCCCGCGTGATTTTCCGCTTCGGCCTGTGGCCCGCGGCGCTTGAGCTGTGGCGCGTCGCAAAGACCGATCGGCGCGCGGGGCAATGGGACGCCGCAAGCTGGCAGAACGGCCAGCTCACCATGCCCGGCCTCGAACCGCTGGCGCTGCCGGTACTGGCCGCAACAGCTCACGCGCGCGGCTTCGTCACCGGTGCGGTTGCGCACAGCTTCTCGCGCTGGGCGTGGTCACGGGCACGCTTCCCGGTGTCCGGCGAGCAATACCGCGCCGAGATCGATGCGCTGGCGATCCGCAAAGGCAACGGCAAGTTCGAGCGGATCAACCGCACCAGCGTCAAGTTTCCGCCGACCGACAACAACCGGATTGGCACCGCCTACACCTCGATGTGCGGCACGGTCGTCCGCGTCGAGATCGAGCGCGCAACCGGGAGCTTGCGCATCGCCAAGGCCTACAGTGTGTTCGAATGCGGCACCGCGCTCGTGCCCGAGGTCGTGATGGGCCAGGCCCAGGGCGGCTTCGCCATGGGCGTCGGCTACGCGCTGCTCGAAACCCTCCCACCGTTCGAGGGCGGCCCCGGCAACGGCGAATGGAATCTCGGGCGCTATCTGGTCGCACGCGGCTCCGACCTGCCGCTCCGCGATCTCGAGATCGAGATGCTGAAGCCGCTAGTACCAGACGAAGCGCCGAAGGGCATGGCGGAGGTCGTGATGATCCCGATCGTGCCGGCGCTGATCAACGCCATCCACGACGCCACCGGCCATCGCTTCCGTGCGCTGCCGGTCACCGCAAGCCTATTGAAGGGAGTGCTCGCGTGACGACCCTCAGCCTCACCATCAACGGCCAGAAGCACGGCCCGATGGACGTCCGCGACGATCTCTCGATGAACGATTTTCTGCGCGAGATGCTGGGCATGACCGGCACCAAGTTCGGCTGCGGCGCCGCGCAATGCCTGAGCTGCGCCGTCATCATCGATGCGCCCGACGGCACCAGCACCACCAGCCCGACCTGCGTCGCGCCGGCCGTGAATTTCGACGGCAAGTCGATCCGCACCGTCGAGGGGCACGCGCGGGACGGCGAGCTCTCGACCCTGCAAAAGGCCTTCATCGAGCATTTCGCCTTTCAGTGCGGCTATTGCACCGCCGGCTTCCTCAATGAGGGCCAGGTCCTGCTGGAGCGCCTGTCGCGGACACCGGTCGCGCGCGAGGCGCTGGAGCAGACCATCGCGGATGCGCTCGACGGTCATCTCTGTCGCTGCACCGGCTACGTCAAATATCACGAGGCGGTGCGCGACGTGATCCTCGCCGACTCGAAGCGCTACCTCATGGCCACCAAGTGAAGCGCATCATGATCTCCGACGTGCGGTTCAAGATGATTGCCGTGGTCGCCGCCCTCGCCGGCAGTTTCGGTGCAGGCTACGCGGCGTCGGAGACGGCAGGTCACGCCCTCGCCTCGCCCGAGAGCTTTGCCTCGATCGGCGACACAGAGAAGCGCTCGGCCGCAATCGTCACCGAGCTCGGCAAGGTGCTGACGCATCCGCGTTGCACCAATTGCCATCCGGCCGGCGACAGGCCGCACCAGGGCGACAATGCCCGCCTGCATCAGCCGCCGGTGACGCGCGGCGCTGACGGCCACGGGCTCGAGGCGATGCGCTGCAACACCTGCCACCAGAAGGCCAATTTCGAGCCCGGCCGCATACCCGGCCATCCCGAATGGCATCTCGCCCCGCGCGAGATGGCCTGGGAGGGCAAGACCGTCGGCGAGATCTGCGAGCAGATCAGGGATCCCGCGCGCAATGGCGGGCGCAAGGTGGAAGACCTGATCGACCATATCGGCAAGGACACCCTCGTCGGCTGGGCCTGGAAGCCCGGCTTCGGCCGCTCGCCCGTGCCGGGCACGCAACAGCAGGCCGGCGCGCTGGTCGAGGCCTGGGTGAAGACCGGAGCGGCCTGCCCGGCGCCGTGACGTCGAAGCGGTCCGTCCCGCGAACGGAGTTCAGTCGAACTTGTAGTTCACGCCGAGCGTCATCAAGTCATGGCACTGCTTGATCGTTTCCAACGGCACCGCTGCCACCCGAGGGGTTCACCACGCATATCGCACCACGCCCTTGCCGGCGTAGCTGCGCGTCACGCTGGAGAACTCGCCTTCGAATGTCGCGGCGGTCGACCAGCCGTTCATCCATCTGGTTTCGGCGGATGCCGTGACCAGCGCGGAGTCGGAAGCCTGCGCCGCGCCGTTGACGAAGAAGCTGGCGCCCGGCAGCGTCTGGAACGTCGCACCAATGCCGCGCTCGGGATTGAAATCATGCGCCCAGGCCACGCGGCCGCGCAGCGTCAGCATCGCGCTCTGCATGGCAAAGGATTTGTCGGTGCGCAGACCGAGTTCGCTGCGGGTGTCGGTCACGCTCTTCGCATTATAAGCGAGTGCAAAGGTGTTGGCGCCCGAGACGATACCTTCCGCATAGGCCGGCAGGTCGAAGGTGGTGAACTGGCCTGCCGCATACGGCGTGAAGCCAATCCCGCCGATCACGGGCACCACGAAGCGGTAGCCGCTCTCGACACGGCCGGACCAGGCATTGGCATTGAACTGCGCGCGCAGGCGATCGATGCCGGCAATCGTCACGGTGCGATTGGTGGTGACGTCCTGCCAGCCATAGGCGAGCGCGCCGGAGACATAAGCCGCGCCGAGCGTGTGCCGGACGAAGGCGCCGGCCTGGAACAGGTCGGACCGTCCGCCGCCACCGTTGACGACGCTGAAATTGGTGCCGCCGCCGGCAAGTGCAAAGCCGACCAGCGTGTCGCGCGAGATGCGATAGTCGGCGCCGACAGCGGTGCCATAGAGGCTGCTGCTGGTGTTGTTCGAGCCGGCGATCGAGTTGCCGTCGGTTTTCTGCGAGCCGCCGAAGCCGGCCGCCCACACGCTCCAGCGCTGCTGGAACGGCACCGCAGCTGGTGCCTTGGTATAGATCGCCGCCAGCGCGTCGTTCGGGCTGCGCTTCCTCGCGGCATAGGCCAGCGCTTGCTCGTCGGCGTAACCGGTTGCGTTGCCGCCGGCGGTTGCACCGTCACCGCGCCCGGCGATGAACGGATCGGTCATCACCCCCATGAACTGGTTCATCGCATTGAAGGTGGACTGCTGCGACCCGGTCGCGGTTTCGCCGGAGACCTGCGTCAGGGCGTTGGCGAGACCGGAGCCGGTCAGAGCGAACAGCGCGTTGAAGCCCGCCGGCATGTTGGCGCCGGCCAGGAGCGCATTGTCGATTCCGGCCGCGACGTTCTTCTGGTTGATATTGGCGTTGGCGGGCAGGTTGGGCGACAGCAGGCCGGGATCGACCGTCAGTAATACCTCGTTGCCGACATAACTCACCCGCGCATTGCGGGCGAAACTGTTGCCGGCGAGAACGCCTGCCGTGTCGAAGGTGCCGTTGACGGTGCCCGCGATCATGATGGTGTAGGTGGTGGTTGCGCTGATGCGCGCCAGCGGATCGACCGTGACCTTGCCCGCAAGGTTGGCGGTGCCGGTCACAACCGTCATGTCGCTCGATGCGCCCGAT from Bradyrhizobium lupini harbors:
- a CDS encoding (2Fe-2S)-binding protein translates to MTTLSLTINGQKHGPMDVRDDLSMNDFLREMLGMTGTKFGCGAAQCLSCAVIIDAPDGTSTTSPTCVAPAVNFDGKSIRTVEGHARDGELSTLQKAFIEHFAFQCGYCTAGFLNEGQVLLERLSRTPVAREALEQTIADALDGHLCRCTGYVKYHEAVRDVILADSKRYLMATK
- a CDS encoding Isoquinoline 1-oxidoreductase subunit, translating into MISDVRFKMIAVVAALAGSFGAGYAASETAGHALASPESFASIGDTEKRSAAIVTELGKVLTHPRCTNCHPAGDRPHQGDNARLHQPPVTRGADGHGLEAMRCNTCHQKANFEPGRIPGHPEWHLAPREMAWEGKTVGEICEQIRDPARNGGRKVEDLIDHIGKDTLVGWAWKPGFGRSPVPGTQQQAGALVEAWVKTGAACPAP
- a CDS encoding autotransporter domain-containing protein, with translation MTVGGNNLSTNVTGVIADGGAVGGTGASLVKVGTGTMTLSAINTYTGATTVNGGTLAVNGDITSASGVIVNAGGTLGGIGTVGNTNVNGGTLAPGNSIGTLTVSGSLTLTAASTYLVQISGASSDMTVVTGTANLAGKVTVDPLARISATTTYTIMIAGTVNGTFDTAGVLAGNSFARNARVSYVGNEVLLTVDPGLLSPNLPANANINQKNVAAGIDNALLAGANMPAGFNALFALTGSGLANALTQVSGETATGSQQSTFNAMNQFMGVMTDPFIAGRGDGATAGGNATGYADEQALAYAARKRSPNDALAAIYTKAPAAVPFQQRWSVWAAGFGGSQKTDGNSIAGSNNTSSSLYGTAVGADYRISRDTLVGFALAGGGTNFSVVNGGGGRSDLFQAGAFVRHTLGAAYVSGALAYGWQDVTTNRTVTIAGIDRLRAQFNANAWSGRVESGYRFVVPVIGGIGFTPYAAGQFTTFDLPAYAEGIVSGANTFALAYNAKSVTDTRSELGLRTDKSFAMQSAMLTLRGRVAWAHDFNPERGIGATFQTLPGASFFVNGAAQASDSALVTASAETRWMNGWSTAATFEGEFSSVTRSYAGKGVVRYAW